A window of the Brassica napus cultivar Da-Ae chromosome C5, Da-Ae, whole genome shotgun sequence genome harbors these coding sequences:
- the LOC106389857 gene encoding zinc finger CCCH domain-containing protein 37 isoform X1 → MAAHRHQLFTYALQPSLAAASTVSPAPPPPQPLPQPQQSLSLSSLYASSAADRYYPDATFRFLSRDGSEALTNYQATVASSSSSSAMYHHHHLPNAAAASHLAYPPQLIHQEAWPPGVEPPAAAAAAVEPLPPGVKRTSEALYYPTLYGAHNPMGQTEAWYTTDYLTKRLKLESTSHLPVYPQRAGEKDCTHYMQTRTCKFGEGCKFDHPVWVPEGGIPDWKEAPVVPNDEYPERPGEPDCPYYIKTQRCKYGLRCKFNHPKTAAAVTVETPDALPERPSEPPCTFYMKTGKCKFGLTCKFHHPKDIQLPSSSQDNGSTEAVTSEPDVTNNPHVTFAPAAYYNSKGLPARPILQAEVDCPFYLKTGSCKYGATCRYNHPERTAFTPQAAGINYPLVSPTSASVNLGLINSAASLYQTLAQPTVDVYNHANLLQLGALTATYPQRPGQPECDYYMKTGECKFGERCRFHHPADRLNATSKQAPQQPNVKLSLAGYPRREGAQNCPYYMKTGTCKYGATCKFDHPPPGEVMAKTASEAEADAAGGATDTTQ, encoded by the exons ATGGCAGCACATCGTCACCAATTGTTCACATACGCCCTCCAACCTTCTCTCGCCGCCGCCTCCACCGTTTCCCCCGCTCCTCCTCCGCCGCAACCGCTACCGCAACCGCAGCAAAGTCTCTCCCTTTCTTCTCTCTACGCCTCCTCCGCCGCCGACCGCTACTACCCCGACGCCACGTTCCGCTTCTTATCCCGCGACGGATCCGAAGCTTTGACCAACTACCAAGCAACggttgcttcttcttcctcttcttcggccatgtaccaccaccaccatctccCCAACGCGGCGGCGGCGTCGCATTTGGCTTACCCTCCTCAGCTGATTCATCAGGAAGCTTGGCCGCCTGGCGTCGAGCCtcccgccgccgccgccgccgccgttgAGCCTCTTCCTCCTGGAGTCAAACGCACCTCTGAAG CGCTCTACTATCCGACTCTCTACGGTGCCCATAATCCAATGGGTCAGACGGAAGCTTGGTATACTACGGACTACTTAACCAAGCGCCTTAAGTTGGAGAGTACGAGCCATTTGCCTGTCTATCCACAGCGGGCAGGGGAGAAGGATTGTACCCACTATATGCAAACAAGAACTTGTAAATTTGGAGAGGGCTGCAAATTTGATCATCCTGTTTGGGTTCCTGAAGGTGGAATCCCAGATTGGAAAGAG GCACCAGTTGTTCCAAACGATGAGTACCCTGAGAGACCAGGTGAACCAGATTGTCCG tattatataaaaacacaacGTTGCAAATATGGTCTAAGGTGCAAGTTTAATCATCCCAAAACAGCGGCTGCA GTTACTGTTGAAACTCCAGATGCCTTACCTGAGAGGCCTTCTGAGCCCCCGTGCACT TTCTACATGAAGACTGGAAAATGTAAATTTGGTTTAACATGCAAGTTCCACCACCCAAAAGATATCCAGCTACCATCATCTAGTCAAGATAATGGTAGTACTGAGGCTGTAACCAGTGAACCTGATGTCACCAACAATCCGCATGTGACATTTGCTCCAGCAGCATATTACAACTCGAAGGGACTACCAGCTAGGCCG ATTTTACAGGCTGAAGTAGACTGCCCGTTCTATCTCAAGACCGGAAG CTGCAAGTATGGTGCCACCTGTCGCTACAATCATCCTGAGAGGACTG CATTCACTCCCCAAGCTGCTGGGATAAATTATCCTCTAGTGTCCCCGACCAGTGCGAGTGTAAACCTTGGGTTGATTAACTCAGCTGCCTCCCTCTATCAGACTCTTGCTCAACCCACGGTAGATGTCTACAATCATGCT AACTTGTTGCAGCTAGGAGCGCTTACAGCAACGTATCCCCAAAGACCTGGACAACCAGAATGTGAC TACTACATGAAGACAGGGGAGTGCAAGTTTGGAGAGAGGTGCAGGTTCCATCACCCAGCAGATAGGTTGAACGCAACGAGTAAACAAGCTCCTCAGCAGCCGAATGTGAAGCTGAGTCTTGCAGGGTATCCCAGAAGAGAG GGTGCGCAAAATTGCCCGTATTACATGAAGACGGGGACTTGCAAGTACGGGGCAACATGCAAGTTTGACCATCCTCCTCCAGGCGAAGTTATGGCTAAAACCGCTTCAGAAGCTGAAGCTGATGCTGCTGGTGGAGCGACTGACACGACTCAGTGA
- the LOC106389857 gene encoding zinc finger CCCH domain-containing protein 37 isoform X6: protein MAAHRHQLFTYALQPSLAAASTVSPAPPPPQPLPQPQQSLSLSSLYASSAADRYYPDATFRFLSRDGSEALTNYQATVASSSSSSAMYHHHHLPNAAAASHLAYPPQLIHQEAWPPGVEPPAAAAAAVEPLPPGVKRTSEALYYPTLYGAHNPMGQTEAWYTTDYLTKRLKLESTSHLPVYPQRAGEKDCTHYMQTRTCKFGEGCKFDHPVWVPEGGIPDWKEAPVVPNDEYPERPGEPDCPYYIKTQRCKYGLRCKFNHPKTAAAVTVETPDALPERPSEPPCTFYMKTGKCKFGLTCKFHHPKDIQLPSSSQDNGSTEAVTSEPDVTNNPHVTFAPAAYYNSKGLPARPAEVDCPFYLKTGSCKYGATCRYNHPERTAFTPQAAGINYPLVSPTSASVNLGLINSAASLYQTLAQPTNLLQLGALTATYPQRPGQPECDYYMKTGECKFGERCRFHHPADRLNATSKQAPQQPNVKLSLAGYPRREGAQNCPYYMKTGTCKYGATCKFDHPPPGEVMAKTASEAEADAAGGATDTTQ from the exons ATGGCAGCACATCGTCACCAATTGTTCACATACGCCCTCCAACCTTCTCTCGCCGCCGCCTCCACCGTTTCCCCCGCTCCTCCTCCGCCGCAACCGCTACCGCAACCGCAGCAAAGTCTCTCCCTTTCTTCTCTCTACGCCTCCTCCGCCGCCGACCGCTACTACCCCGACGCCACGTTCCGCTTCTTATCCCGCGACGGATCCGAAGCTTTGACCAACTACCAAGCAACggttgcttcttcttcctcttcttcggccatgtaccaccaccaccatctccCCAACGCGGCGGCGGCGTCGCATTTGGCTTACCCTCCTCAGCTGATTCATCAGGAAGCTTGGCCGCCTGGCGTCGAGCCtcccgccgccgccgccgccgccgttgAGCCTCTTCCTCCTGGAGTCAAACGCACCTCTGAAG CGCTCTACTATCCGACTCTCTACGGTGCCCATAATCCAATGGGTCAGACGGAAGCTTGGTATACTACGGACTACTTAACCAAGCGCCTTAAGTTGGAGAGTACGAGCCATTTGCCTGTCTATCCACAGCGGGCAGGGGAGAAGGATTGTACCCACTATATGCAAACAAGAACTTGTAAATTTGGAGAGGGCTGCAAATTTGATCATCCTGTTTGGGTTCCTGAAGGTGGAATCCCAGATTGGAAAGAG GCACCAGTTGTTCCAAACGATGAGTACCCTGAGAGACCAGGTGAACCAGATTGTCCG tattatataaaaacacaacGTTGCAAATATGGTCTAAGGTGCAAGTTTAATCATCCCAAAACAGCGGCTGCA GTTACTGTTGAAACTCCAGATGCCTTACCTGAGAGGCCTTCTGAGCCCCCGTGCACT TTCTACATGAAGACTGGAAAATGTAAATTTGGTTTAACATGCAAGTTCCACCACCCAAAAGATATCCAGCTACCATCATCTAGTCAAGATAATGGTAGTACTGAGGCTGTAACCAGTGAACCTGATGTCACCAACAATCCGCATGTGACATTTGCTCCAGCAGCATATTACAACTCGAAGGGACTACCAGCTAGGCCG GCTGAAGTAGACTGCCCGTTCTATCTCAAGACCGGAAG CTGCAAGTATGGTGCCACCTGTCGCTACAATCATCCTGAGAGGACTG CATTCACTCCCCAAGCTGCTGGGATAAATTATCCTCTAGTGTCCCCGACCAGTGCGAGTGTAAACCTTGGGTTGATTAACTCAGCTGCCTCCCTCTATCAGACTCTTGCTCAACCCACG AACTTGTTGCAGCTAGGAGCGCTTACAGCAACGTATCCCCAAAGACCTGGACAACCAGAATGTGAC TACTACATGAAGACAGGGGAGTGCAAGTTTGGAGAGAGGTGCAGGTTCCATCACCCAGCAGATAGGTTGAACGCAACGAGTAAACAAGCTCCTCAGCAGCCGAATGTGAAGCTGAGTCTTGCAGGGTATCCCAGAAGAGAG GGTGCGCAAAATTGCCCGTATTACATGAAGACGGGGACTTGCAAGTACGGGGCAACATGCAAGTTTGACCATCCTCCTCCAGGCGAAGTTATGGCTAAAACCGCTTCAGAAGCTGAAGCTGATGCTGCTGGTGGAGCGACTGACACGACTCAGTGA